From Coccinella septempunctata chromosome 4, icCocSept1.1, whole genome shotgun sequence, a single genomic window includes:
- the LOC123311150 gene encoding endocuticle structural glycoprotein SgAbd-3-like produces MYLRLILSTFVVSALGRPQNPENTSQQLSNTQQQYSIQPSANATIINKTEQVNEDGSFSYSFETSDGIRVQQNGFLKKSDNIPASSADNQEAQNESIQVLTGGYSYVAPNGETIQIQYTADENGYQPQGSHIPTVPPSQPNVINSLEQINNSPQQYDQGNVVTRDVSSEEEIEGSSEEQ; encoded by the exons ATGTATCTGAGG CTGATCTTGTCTACCTTTGTGGTTTCTGCCCTTGGAAGGCCCCAGAATCCTGAAAATACAAGCCAACAACTTTCCAATACCCAACAACAATATTCCATTCAACCATCAGCAAATGCTACTATAATCAATAAGACTGAGCAAGTTAATGAAGATGGTAGCTTCAGCTATAG TTTCGAAACCAGCGACGGCATCCGTGTACAACAAAATGGTTTTCTGAAGAAATCCGACAACATTCCTGCATCTTCAGCGGACAACCAGGAAGCCCAAAATGAATCCATTCAAGTTTTGACGGGAGGGTACTCCTATGTTGCGCCAAATGGAGAGACGATACAGATTCA ATACACTGCTGATGAAAATGGTTATCAACCTCAGGGAAGTCACATCCCCACAGTTCCCCCAAGTCAGCCAAATGTAATTAATTCTCTTGAACAGATCAATAACAGTCCTCAACAGTACGACCAAGGAAATGTCGTTACTCGAGATGTCTCTTCCGAAGAAGAAATAGAAGGATCCTCTGAAGAACAATGA